Proteins from a genomic interval of Physeter macrocephalus isolate SW-GA chromosome 21, ASM283717v5, whole genome shotgun sequence:
- the LOC102977986 gene encoding glycine receptor subunit alpha-4 has protein sequence MTTLVPATLSFLLLWTLPGQVLLRVALAKEEVKSGTKVSQPMPPSDFLDKLMGRTSGYDARIRPNFKGPPVNVTCNIFINSFSSITEITMDYRVNVFLRQQWNDPRLAYREYPDDSLDLDPSMLDSIWKPDLFFANEKGANFHEVTTDNKLLRIFKNGNVLYSIRLTLVLSCPMDLKNFPMDIQTCTMQLESFGYTMNDLVFEWLEDAPAVQVAEGLTLPQFILRDEKDLGYCTKRYNTGKFTCIEVKFHLERQMGYYLIQMYIPSLLIVILSWVSFWINMDAAPARVGLGITTVLTMTTQSSGSRASLPKVSYVKAIDIWMAVCLLFVFAALLEYAAVNFVSRQHKEFMRLRRRQRRQRMEEDITRESRLYFRGYGLGHCLQPRDGGPMEGSGIYSPQPPAPLLREGENMRKLYVDQAKRIDTISRAVFPFTFLIFNIFYWVVYKVLRSEDIHQAL, from the exons ATGACAACTCTTGTTCCAGcaaccctctccttccttctcctctggaCCCTGCCAGGGCAGGTCCTCCTCAG GGTGGCCTTGGCAAAAGAAGAAGTCAAATCTGGGACCAAGGTGTCCCAGCCCATGCCCCCCTCTGATTTCCTGGACAAGCTTATGGGGCGAACATCTGGATATGATGCCAGGATTCGGCCCAATTTTAAAG GCCCACCTGTGAACGTGACCTGCAACATCTTCATCAACAGTTTCAGCTCCATCACCGAGATTACCATG GACTACCGGGTGAACGTCTTCTTGCGGCAGCAGTGGAACGACCCACGCCTGGCCTACCGAGAATATCCTGATGACTCGCTGGACCTCGATCCCTCCATGCTGGACTCGATTTGGAAGCCAGACCTGTTCTTTGCCAATGAGAAAGGGGCCAATTTCCACGAGGTGACCACAGACAACAAGTTGCTGCGCATCTTCAAGAATGGAAACGTGCTCTACAGCATCAG GCTGACTCTCGTTTTATCCTGCCCAATGGACCTGAAGAACTTCCCCATGGATATCCAAACCTGCACGATGCAGCTGGAGAGCT TTGGCTACACCATGAATGACCTCGTGTTTGAGTGGCTGGAAGATGCTCCTGCTGTCCAAGTGGCTGAGGGGTTGACTCTGCCCCAGTTTATCTTGCGGGATGAGAAGGATCTAGGTTATTGTACCAAGCGCTACAACACAG GGAAATTCACCTGCATCGAGGTAAAGTTTCACCTGGAACGACAGATGGGCTACTATCTGATTCAGATGTATATCCCCAGCCTACTCATCGTCATCCTGTCCTGGGTCTCCTTCTGGATCAACATGGATGCTGCCCCTGCCCGGGTGGGCCTAGGCATCACCACTGTGCTCACCATGACAACTCAGAGCTCTGGCTCCCGGGCCTCTTTGCCTAAG GTGTCCTACGTGAAGGCAATCGACATCTGGATGGCTGTGTGCCTCCTCTTTGTGTTCGCTGCCCTGCTGGAGTACGCTGCTGTCAATTTTGTCTCCCGTCAGCATAAGGAATTCATGCGACTTCGAAGAAGGCAGAGACGCCAACGCATG GAGGAAGATATCACCCGAGAAAGTCGCCTTTATTTCCGTGGCTATGGCCTGGGCCACTGCCTGCAGCCAAGGGATGGAGGTCCAATGGAAGGTTCTGGCATTTATAGCccccaacctccagcccctcttctaagggaaggagaaaacatGCGGAAACTCTACGTGGACCAGGCCAAGAGGATTGACACCATCTCCCGGGCTGTCTTCcctttcactttcctcatcttcaaTATCTTCTACTGGGTTGTCTATAAAGTGCTACGGTCAGAAGATATCCACCAGGCACTGTGA